In Bombyx mori chromosome 11, ASM3026992v2, one genomic interval encodes:
- the LOC101745063 gene encoding uncharacterized protein LOC101745063 isoform X2, which translates to MTIKSFVFWPNATIPFYINPDHFDHEQSLQIMTALSVFSFKTCLRFTPAMSHPGDTDHVLLFANPDGKRRCALKTEGHSVFEPHLVTLGYDCLKSPYIEMVIMKSLGFPFEHNRPNRNLYVDILVENIQPEALELFTKDISLPVELRNLPYDYNSVMHFGARENSKNGHRTILFKDPKRTQNRVGLSEIDLRKIEVVYGPECLKRDRQAKIDLCQSYPGVARRKRDVRISESLRINPDITPFPKNLNISENDEINSTIIDDDLKSTLDKLEITDEMEILIEEIHTVIDMAVSRAKTRHCNGTTKHNSVPKINVTNTDLSGAVEIITNLVISNVENALTRKDFCTSKDIPIARCGYGSDDRCRQTYRSTKSGAVKYSTQHRPTYYQSTNHYPLSRIKHLLRSQGDKNTTDAKGSDSISDVNVEAKKDRVRKKRSLDGDVEEDSVRKSEKGSEEPGNLSSNHVTEALDAALKNGTGGRMFFKARHYSVKSKNQMSNINWEDSNLSLETNRKISTKKNDREYSRNVFTEMTEVYTEKQTKKRLRQQKQKEKSGSRFAPKTVRLTKLNKEFYEDRKWPSGVVRYVIKDNAQYDVPGLRRRLEEVNEILMEKTCVRIRELSEDEVGKYKDYLVIDDSPDYVTGRVGGRQNFGSIELLRGGQHRQHTAMMVMAMLGFYFEVARHDRDLYIKVHPRHIRPDKLHHFEKIRPDATFDLAYDYKSATHPAWQYWRQIGRTGISSVATYKDQDPDGSIMRSLGQNEELLSDIDIIKINSVYGVKCFRNQN; encoded by the exons ATGACCATAAAAAGTTTTGTCTTCTGGCCGAACGCGACGATTCCTTTTTACATAAATCCCGATCACTTTG ATCACGAACAATCGCTCCAAATAATGACCGCGCTCTCGGTGTTTTCCTTCAAAACATGTTTGAGGTTCACTCCCGCCATGTCGCACCCGGGAGACACGGATCACGTCCTGCTGTTCGCCAACCCGGACGGAAAGAGGAGGTGCGCCTTGAAGACCGAGGGTCATTCCGTTTTCGAGCCTCAT CTGGTAACACTCGGCTACGATTGCTTAAAATCTCCCTACATCGAAATGGTGATAATGAAATCGCTCGGCTTCCCATTCGAACATAATCGGCCCAACAGGAATTTGTACGTCGACATACTAGTCGAAAACATCCAGCCAG AGGCATTGGAGCTATTCACGAAGGATATATCCCTGCCAGTCGAGTTGAGGAATCTTCCTTACGATTACAATAGCGTTATGCACTTCGGCGCGAGGGAAAACAGCAAGAACGGGCACAGGACCATTCTTTTTAAG gATCCCAAAAGAACACAAAATCGTGTAGGACTAAGTGAAATTGATCTGAGGAAAATCGAAGTCGTCTACGGACCTGAGTGCTTGAAGAGGGACAGACAAGCAAAGATCGATCTCTGTCAGTCTTACCCGGGTGTAGCCAGGAGGAAAAGAGACGTAAGAATCAGTGAAAGCCTACGAATCAATCCTGATATAACACCTTTCCCAAAGAACCTTAATATAAGCGAGAACGACGAAATTAATTCCACCATTATTGATGACGATTTAAAATCAACGTTAGACAAACTCGAAATTACTGATGAAATGGAAATATTGATAGAGGAAATACATACAGTTATAGACATGGCTGTATCAAGGGCCAAAACAAGACACTGCAATGGCACTACGAAACATAACAGTGTTCCTAAAATAAACGTGACTAATACAGATTTATCGGGAGCCGTTGAAATAATAACTAATTTGGTTATAAGTAACGTTGAAAACGCTTTGACGAGAAAAGATTTTTGCACGTCTAAGGACATTCCAATAGCCAGATGCGGTTATGGATCCGACGATAGATGTAGACAGACGTACAGATCCACGAAATCGGGTGCAGTTAAATATTCAACGCAACACAGACCTACTTATTACCAATCGACGAACCATTATCCTTTGTCGAGAATAAAACATTTGCTAAGATCCCAAGGTGATAAGAATACCACAGACGCAAAAGGATCGGATAGTATATCGGATGTGAATGTAGAAGCTAAAAAAGATAGAGTGAGAAAGAAAAGAAGTTTAGATGGAGACGTAGAAGAAGATAGTGTTAGGAAATCGGAAAAGGGTAGCGAAGAACCTGGAAATTTGTCTTCGAATCACGTTACTGAAGCTCTTGATGCCGCCTTGAAGAAtggaactggtggtagaatgTTTTTTAAGGCGCGACATTACAG CGTCAAGAGCAAAAATCAAATGTCGAATATAAATTGGGAGGATTCGAATTTGTCACTGGAGACGAACAGAAAAATTAGTACTAAGAAAAATGATCGAGAATATTCTCGAAACGTATTCACCGAAATGACTGAAGTTTATACTGAAAAGCAAACGAAGAAAag GCTACGACAACAGAAACAGAAGGAAAAATCCGGTTCGAGATTCGCGCCGAAAACCGTCAGACTCACGAAGTTGAACAAAGAATTTTACGAGGACAGAAAATGGCCCTCCGGCGTCGTTAGATACGTCATAAAAGATAACGCGCAAT ACGATGTCCCCGGACTAAGGAGACGACTGGAAGAGGTTAACGAGATATTGATGGAGAAGACTTGTGTTAGAATACGCGAGCTATCCGAAGATGAAGTCGGCAAATACAAAGATTACCTCGTCATAGATGATAGTCCAGACTATGTGACCGGAAGAGTTGGGGGCAGACAG aACTTTGGCAGCATTGAGCTGCTGCGCGGCGGCCAACATCGACAGCACACCGCCATGATGGTCATGGCGATGCTGGGCTTCTACTTCGAAGTGGCCCGTCACGACCGCGACCTTTACATTAAGGTTCACCCCAGACACATCAGACCCG ATAAGCTCCATCATTTTGAGAAAATACGACCTGACGCCACGTTTGATTTGGCGTACGACTACAAAAGCGCCACACACCCGGCCTGGCAGTACTGGAGGCAAATAGGCAGGACCGGAATATCTTCGGTTGCGACCTACAAAGATCAG GATCCCGACGGCTCCATAATGCGTTCACTAGGCCAAAACGAAGAGCTGTTATCAGATATCGACATAATCAAGATAAACTCagtgtatggagtcaaatgttTCCGAAACCAGAactaa
- the LOC101745063 gene encoding uncharacterized protein LOC101745063 isoform X4 — protein sequence MKSLVAMTIKSFVFWPNATIPFYINPDHFDHEQSLQIMTALSVFSFKTCLRFTPAMSHPGDTDHVLLFANPDGKRRCALKTEGHSVFEPHLVTLGYDCLKSPYIEMVIMKSLGFPFEHNRPNRNLYVDILVENIQPEALELFTKDISLPVELRNLPYDYNSVMHFGARENSKNGHRTILFKDPKRTQNRVGLSEIDLRKIEVVYGPECLKRDRQAKIDLCQSYPGVARRKRDVRISESLRINPDITPFPKNLNISENDEINSTIIDDDLKSTLDKLEITDEMEILIEEIHTVIDMAVSRAKTRHCNGTTKHNSVPKINVTNTDLSGAVEIITNLVISNVENALTRKDFCTSKDIPIARCGYGSDDRCRQTYRSTKSGAVKYSTQHRPTYYQSTNHYPLSRIKHLLRSQGDKNTTDAKGSDSISDVNVEAKKDRVRKKRSLDGDVEEDSVRKSEKGSEEPGNLSSNHVTEALDAALKNGTGGRMFFKARHYRLRQQKQKEKSGSRFAPKTVRLTKLNKEFYEDRKWPSGVVRYVIKDNAQYDVPGLRRRLEEVNEILMEKTCVRIRELSEDEVGKYKDYLVIDDSPDYVTGRVGGRQNFGSIELLRGGQHRQHTAMMVMAMLGFYFEVARHDRDLYIKVHPRHIRPDKLHHFEKIRPDATFDLAYDYKSATHPAWQYWRQIGRTGISSVATYKDQDPDGSIMRSLGQNEELLSDIDIIKINSVYGVKCFRNQN from the exons CGATGACCATAAAAAGTTTTGTCTTCTGGCCGAACGCGACGATTCCTTTTTACATAAATCCCGATCACTTTG ATCACGAACAATCGCTCCAAATAATGACCGCGCTCTCGGTGTTTTCCTTCAAAACATGTTTGAGGTTCACTCCCGCCATGTCGCACCCGGGAGACACGGATCACGTCCTGCTGTTCGCCAACCCGGACGGAAAGAGGAGGTGCGCCTTGAAGACCGAGGGTCATTCCGTTTTCGAGCCTCAT CTGGTAACACTCGGCTACGATTGCTTAAAATCTCCCTACATCGAAATGGTGATAATGAAATCGCTCGGCTTCCCATTCGAACATAATCGGCCCAACAGGAATTTGTACGTCGACATACTAGTCGAAAACATCCAGCCAG AGGCATTGGAGCTATTCACGAAGGATATATCCCTGCCAGTCGAGTTGAGGAATCTTCCTTACGATTACAATAGCGTTATGCACTTCGGCGCGAGGGAAAACAGCAAGAACGGGCACAGGACCATTCTTTTTAAG gATCCCAAAAGAACACAAAATCGTGTAGGACTAAGTGAAATTGATCTGAGGAAAATCGAAGTCGTCTACGGACCTGAGTGCTTGAAGAGGGACAGACAAGCAAAGATCGATCTCTGTCAGTCTTACCCGGGTGTAGCCAGGAGGAAAAGAGACGTAAGAATCAGTGAAAGCCTACGAATCAATCCTGATATAACACCTTTCCCAAAGAACCTTAATATAAGCGAGAACGACGAAATTAATTCCACCATTATTGATGACGATTTAAAATCAACGTTAGACAAACTCGAAATTACTGATGAAATGGAAATATTGATAGAGGAAATACATACAGTTATAGACATGGCTGTATCAAGGGCCAAAACAAGACACTGCAATGGCACTACGAAACATAACAGTGTTCCTAAAATAAACGTGACTAATACAGATTTATCGGGAGCCGTTGAAATAATAACTAATTTGGTTATAAGTAACGTTGAAAACGCTTTGACGAGAAAAGATTTTTGCACGTCTAAGGACATTCCAATAGCCAGATGCGGTTATGGATCCGACGATAGATGTAGACAGACGTACAGATCCACGAAATCGGGTGCAGTTAAATATTCAACGCAACACAGACCTACTTATTACCAATCGACGAACCATTATCCTTTGTCGAGAATAAAACATTTGCTAAGATCCCAAGGTGATAAGAATACCACAGACGCAAAAGGATCGGATAGTATATCGGATGTGAATGTAGAAGCTAAAAAAGATAGAGTGAGAAAGAAAAGAAGTTTAGATGGAGACGTAGAAGAAGATAGTGTTAGGAAATCGGAAAAGGGTAGCGAAGAACCTGGAAATTTGTCTTCGAATCACGTTACTGAAGCTCTTGATGCCGCCTTGAAGAAtggaactggtggtagaatgTTTTTTAAGGCGCGACATTACAG GCTACGACAACAGAAACAGAAGGAAAAATCCGGTTCGAGATTCGCGCCGAAAACCGTCAGACTCACGAAGTTGAACAAAGAATTTTACGAGGACAGAAAATGGCCCTCCGGCGTCGTTAGATACGTCATAAAAGATAACGCGCAAT ACGATGTCCCCGGACTAAGGAGACGACTGGAAGAGGTTAACGAGATATTGATGGAGAAGACTTGTGTTAGAATACGCGAGCTATCCGAAGATGAAGTCGGCAAATACAAAGATTACCTCGTCATAGATGATAGTCCAGACTATGTGACCGGAAGAGTTGGGGGCAGACAG aACTTTGGCAGCATTGAGCTGCTGCGCGGCGGCCAACATCGACAGCACACCGCCATGATGGTCATGGCGATGCTGGGCTTCTACTTCGAAGTGGCCCGTCACGACCGCGACCTTTACATTAAGGTTCACCCCAGACACATCAGACCCG ATAAGCTCCATCATTTTGAGAAAATACGACCTGACGCCACGTTTGATTTGGCGTACGACTACAAAAGCGCCACACACCCGGCCTGGCAGTACTGGAGGCAAATAGGCAGGACCGGAATATCTTCGGTTGCGACCTACAAAGATCAG GATCCCGACGGCTCCATAATGCGTTCACTAGGCCAAAACGAAGAGCTGTTATCAGATATCGACATAATCAAGATAAACTCagtgtatggagtcaaatgttTCCGAAACCAGAactaa
- the LOC101742623 gene encoding putative aminopeptidase W07G4.4, whose translation MPFVEYKLYENIFIETNLQSADYDAVILILYPEELNVPLPRHIGSFVDGIGKLDKHIHKSATVWQCDYVSGGRIILAPTGKITPYHDARVVKEAAYKGMTRALDAGAKRPLLVVQNVVDFPDGQLVAILGALEALYVPLQMRERDSTRNFSRIGLHAEEKRTENFEKIVRNAIALERARVLARDIGGGDPERMSPIKIAEHLKSTFSGYSNIEVRIVEDEDIINKDYPLLSAVSRAASHIDRHKPRVVEIEYKPSDPARISETLLLVGKGVTYDTGGADIKISGKMAGMARDKCGAAAAAGFLKACSILKPPHLKVVAALCLCRNSIGEDSYVSDELLLSKSGKTVRVTNTDAEGRFAMADALYKFAETAAQELNPHLYTIATLTGHARACYGNYVAAMDNHSARATNHSTRLQFSGTRVSEPIEVSYVRPEDLAVNVGKCKGDDLLQVDMEKTFRHHQLAAGFLIKVSGLEDKNVKYTHLDIAGAAGSPPCEPTAVPILSLCHLHKVLL comes from the coding sequence ATGCCGTTCGTCGAATACAAGCTATACGAGAATATTTTCATCGAAACAAACCTTCAGTCGGCTGATTACGATGCGGTGATCTTAATCCTTTACCCCGAGGAACTTAACGTGCCATTGCCGAGACATATCGGGAGCTTCGTCGACGGAATCGGGAAACTTGACAAGCACATCCACAAGTCGGCGACGGTGTGGCAATGCGACTACGTATCTGGCGGCAGGATTATATTGGCCCCGACCGGGAAGATCACTCCTTACCACGACGCTAGAGTGGTGAAGGAAGCAGCGTACAAAGGAATGACCCGTGCGCTGGACGCCGGCGCGAAAAGACCTTTACTAGTCGTTCAAAACGTTGTAGACTTTCCGGACGGACAATTGGTAGCGATCCTCGGAGCCCTGGAAGCGTTGTACGTGCCCCTCCAGATGCGAGAGAGAGACAGCACGAGGAACTTCTCAAGAATCGGTCTCCACGCCGAAGAAAAACGAACTGAGAACTTCGAAAAGATCGTTCGCAATGCCATAGCGCTTGAACGCGCTCGCGTGCTAGCCAGAGACATCGGAGGCGGTGATCCCGAGAGAATGAGTCCGATAAAGATAGCCGAACATCTGAAGTCAACCTTCAGCGGTTACAGCAACATCGAAGTGCGGATTGTCGAGGACGAAGATATAATTAATAAGGACTATCCGCTCTTATCGGCCGTGTCAAGAGCGGCCAGCCACATAGACCGGCACAAACCCCGAGTTGTCGAAATCGAATACAAGCCTTCGGATCCTGCAAGGATTAGCGAAACGCTGCTGCTTGTCGGCAAGGGAGTCACTTACGACACTGGCGGCGCTGATATAAAGATTTCCGGTAAGATGGCAGGTATGGCGAGAGATAAATGCGgagccgccgccgccgcggGCTTCCTTAAGGCCTGCTCCATACTGAAGCCTCCGCATTTGAAAGTGGTCGCAGCGCTGTGCCTCTGCAGAAACTCGATCGGCGAAGACTCTTATGTCTCCGACGAATTGCTCTTATCGAAGAGCGGGAAGACGGTGCGCGTCACGAACACAGACGCTGAAGGCCGCTTCGCTATGGCCGATGCGTTGTACAAGTTCGCCGAAACTGCTGCCCAAGAACTAAACCCGCATTTATATACCATAGCAACACTGACAGGCCATGCTAGAGCCTGCTACGGAAACTACGTGGCTGCTATGGACAATCACAGTGCTAGAGCCACGAATCACTCCACTAGGCTGCAGTTCAGCGGCACCAGAGTGTCAGAGCCGATTGAAGTTTCATACGTCAGGCCCGAAGACTTGGCTGTCAACGTTGGGAAGTGCAAAGGCGATGATCTACTTCAAGTGGATATGGAGAAGACCTTCCGCCATCATCAGCTGGCCGCGGGCTTCCTGATCAAAGTCAGCGGCTTGGAAGATAAGAACGTGAAGTACACTCATTTGGACATAGCTGGAGCGGCCGGTTCGCCTCCCTGCGAACCAACCGCCGTTCCAATATTGTCTTTGTGTCATTTACATAAAGTACTACTCTGA
- the LOC101745063 gene encoding uncharacterized protein LOC101745063 isoform X1, with product MKSLVAMTIKSFVFWPNATIPFYINPDHFDHEQSLQIMTALSVFSFKTCLRFTPAMSHPGDTDHVLLFANPDGKRRCALKTEGHSVFEPHLVTLGYDCLKSPYIEMVIMKSLGFPFEHNRPNRNLYVDILVENIQPEALELFTKDISLPVELRNLPYDYNSVMHFGARENSKNGHRTILFKDPKRTQNRVGLSEIDLRKIEVVYGPECLKRDRQAKIDLCQSYPGVARRKRDVRISESLRINPDITPFPKNLNISENDEINSTIIDDDLKSTLDKLEITDEMEILIEEIHTVIDMAVSRAKTRHCNGTTKHNSVPKINVTNTDLSGAVEIITNLVISNVENALTRKDFCTSKDIPIARCGYGSDDRCRQTYRSTKSGAVKYSTQHRPTYYQSTNHYPLSRIKHLLRSQGDKNTTDAKGSDSISDVNVEAKKDRVRKKRSLDGDVEEDSVRKSEKGSEEPGNLSSNHVTEALDAALKNGTGGRMFFKARHYSVKSKNQMSNINWEDSNLSLETNRKISTKKNDREYSRNVFTEMTEVYTEKQTKKRLRQQKQKEKSGSRFAPKTVRLTKLNKEFYEDRKWPSGVVRYVIKDNAQYDVPGLRRRLEEVNEILMEKTCVRIRELSEDEVGKYKDYLVIDDSPDYVTGRVGGRQNFGSIELLRGGQHRQHTAMMVMAMLGFYFEVARHDRDLYIKVHPRHIRPDKLHHFEKIRPDATFDLAYDYKSATHPAWQYWRQIGRTGISSVATYKDQDPDGSIMRSLGQNEELLSDIDIIKINSVYGVKCFRNQN from the exons CGATGACCATAAAAAGTTTTGTCTTCTGGCCGAACGCGACGATTCCTTTTTACATAAATCCCGATCACTTTG ATCACGAACAATCGCTCCAAATAATGACCGCGCTCTCGGTGTTTTCCTTCAAAACATGTTTGAGGTTCACTCCCGCCATGTCGCACCCGGGAGACACGGATCACGTCCTGCTGTTCGCCAACCCGGACGGAAAGAGGAGGTGCGCCTTGAAGACCGAGGGTCATTCCGTTTTCGAGCCTCAT CTGGTAACACTCGGCTACGATTGCTTAAAATCTCCCTACATCGAAATGGTGATAATGAAATCGCTCGGCTTCCCATTCGAACATAATCGGCCCAACAGGAATTTGTACGTCGACATACTAGTCGAAAACATCCAGCCAG AGGCATTGGAGCTATTCACGAAGGATATATCCCTGCCAGTCGAGTTGAGGAATCTTCCTTACGATTACAATAGCGTTATGCACTTCGGCGCGAGGGAAAACAGCAAGAACGGGCACAGGACCATTCTTTTTAAG gATCCCAAAAGAACACAAAATCGTGTAGGACTAAGTGAAATTGATCTGAGGAAAATCGAAGTCGTCTACGGACCTGAGTGCTTGAAGAGGGACAGACAAGCAAAGATCGATCTCTGTCAGTCTTACCCGGGTGTAGCCAGGAGGAAAAGAGACGTAAGAATCAGTGAAAGCCTACGAATCAATCCTGATATAACACCTTTCCCAAAGAACCTTAATATAAGCGAGAACGACGAAATTAATTCCACCATTATTGATGACGATTTAAAATCAACGTTAGACAAACTCGAAATTACTGATGAAATGGAAATATTGATAGAGGAAATACATACAGTTATAGACATGGCTGTATCAAGGGCCAAAACAAGACACTGCAATGGCACTACGAAACATAACAGTGTTCCTAAAATAAACGTGACTAATACAGATTTATCGGGAGCCGTTGAAATAATAACTAATTTGGTTATAAGTAACGTTGAAAACGCTTTGACGAGAAAAGATTTTTGCACGTCTAAGGACATTCCAATAGCCAGATGCGGTTATGGATCCGACGATAGATGTAGACAGACGTACAGATCCACGAAATCGGGTGCAGTTAAATATTCAACGCAACACAGACCTACTTATTACCAATCGACGAACCATTATCCTTTGTCGAGAATAAAACATTTGCTAAGATCCCAAGGTGATAAGAATACCACAGACGCAAAAGGATCGGATAGTATATCGGATGTGAATGTAGAAGCTAAAAAAGATAGAGTGAGAAAGAAAAGAAGTTTAGATGGAGACGTAGAAGAAGATAGTGTTAGGAAATCGGAAAAGGGTAGCGAAGAACCTGGAAATTTGTCTTCGAATCACGTTACTGAAGCTCTTGATGCCGCCTTGAAGAAtggaactggtggtagaatgTTTTTTAAGGCGCGACATTACAG CGTCAAGAGCAAAAATCAAATGTCGAATATAAATTGGGAGGATTCGAATTTGTCACTGGAGACGAACAGAAAAATTAGTACTAAGAAAAATGATCGAGAATATTCTCGAAACGTATTCACCGAAATGACTGAAGTTTATACTGAAAAGCAAACGAAGAAAag GCTACGACAACAGAAACAGAAGGAAAAATCCGGTTCGAGATTCGCGCCGAAAACCGTCAGACTCACGAAGTTGAACAAAGAATTTTACGAGGACAGAAAATGGCCCTCCGGCGTCGTTAGATACGTCATAAAAGATAACGCGCAAT ACGATGTCCCCGGACTAAGGAGACGACTGGAAGAGGTTAACGAGATATTGATGGAGAAGACTTGTGTTAGAATACGCGAGCTATCCGAAGATGAAGTCGGCAAATACAAAGATTACCTCGTCATAGATGATAGTCCAGACTATGTGACCGGAAGAGTTGGGGGCAGACAG aACTTTGGCAGCATTGAGCTGCTGCGCGGCGGCCAACATCGACAGCACACCGCCATGATGGTCATGGCGATGCTGGGCTTCTACTTCGAAGTGGCCCGTCACGACCGCGACCTTTACATTAAGGTTCACCCCAGACACATCAGACCCG ATAAGCTCCATCATTTTGAGAAAATACGACCTGACGCCACGTTTGATTTGGCGTACGACTACAAAAGCGCCACACACCCGGCCTGGCAGTACTGGAGGCAAATAGGCAGGACCGGAATATCTTCGGTTGCGACCTACAAAGATCAG GATCCCGACGGCTCCATAATGCGTTCACTAGGCCAAAACGAAGAGCTGTTATCAGATATCGACATAATCAAGATAAACTCagtgtatggagtcaaatgttTCCGAAACCAGAactaa
- the LOC101745063 gene encoding uncharacterized protein LOC101745063 isoform X3, giving the protein MTALSVFSFKTCLRFTPAMSHPGDTDHVLLFANPDGKRRCALKTEGHSVFEPHLVTLGYDCLKSPYIEMVIMKSLGFPFEHNRPNRNLYVDILVENIQPEALELFTKDISLPVELRNLPYDYNSVMHFGARENSKNGHRTILFKDPKRTQNRVGLSEIDLRKIEVVYGPECLKRDRQAKIDLCQSYPGVARRKRDVRISESLRINPDITPFPKNLNISENDEINSTIIDDDLKSTLDKLEITDEMEILIEEIHTVIDMAVSRAKTRHCNGTTKHNSVPKINVTNTDLSGAVEIITNLVISNVENALTRKDFCTSKDIPIARCGYGSDDRCRQTYRSTKSGAVKYSTQHRPTYYQSTNHYPLSRIKHLLRSQGDKNTTDAKGSDSISDVNVEAKKDRVRKKRSLDGDVEEDSVRKSEKGSEEPGNLSSNHVTEALDAALKNGTGGRMFFKARHYSVKSKNQMSNINWEDSNLSLETNRKISTKKNDREYSRNVFTEMTEVYTEKQTKKRLRQQKQKEKSGSRFAPKTVRLTKLNKEFYEDRKWPSGVVRYVIKDNAQYDVPGLRRRLEEVNEILMEKTCVRIRELSEDEVGKYKDYLVIDDSPDYVTGRVGGRQNFGSIELLRGGQHRQHTAMMVMAMLGFYFEVARHDRDLYIKVHPRHIRPDKLHHFEKIRPDATFDLAYDYKSATHPAWQYWRQIGRTGISSVATYKDQDPDGSIMRSLGQNEELLSDIDIIKINSVYGVKCFRNQN; this is encoded by the exons ATGACCGCGCTCTCGGTGTTTTCCTTCAAAACATGTTTGAGGTTCACTCCCGCCATGTCGCACCCGGGAGACACGGATCACGTCCTGCTGTTCGCCAACCCGGACGGAAAGAGGAGGTGCGCCTTGAAGACCGAGGGTCATTCCGTTTTCGAGCCTCAT CTGGTAACACTCGGCTACGATTGCTTAAAATCTCCCTACATCGAAATGGTGATAATGAAATCGCTCGGCTTCCCATTCGAACATAATCGGCCCAACAGGAATTTGTACGTCGACATACTAGTCGAAAACATCCAGCCAG AGGCATTGGAGCTATTCACGAAGGATATATCCCTGCCAGTCGAGTTGAGGAATCTTCCTTACGATTACAATAGCGTTATGCACTTCGGCGCGAGGGAAAACAGCAAGAACGGGCACAGGACCATTCTTTTTAAG gATCCCAAAAGAACACAAAATCGTGTAGGACTAAGTGAAATTGATCTGAGGAAAATCGAAGTCGTCTACGGACCTGAGTGCTTGAAGAGGGACAGACAAGCAAAGATCGATCTCTGTCAGTCTTACCCGGGTGTAGCCAGGAGGAAAAGAGACGTAAGAATCAGTGAAAGCCTACGAATCAATCCTGATATAACACCTTTCCCAAAGAACCTTAATATAAGCGAGAACGACGAAATTAATTCCACCATTATTGATGACGATTTAAAATCAACGTTAGACAAACTCGAAATTACTGATGAAATGGAAATATTGATAGAGGAAATACATACAGTTATAGACATGGCTGTATCAAGGGCCAAAACAAGACACTGCAATGGCACTACGAAACATAACAGTGTTCCTAAAATAAACGTGACTAATACAGATTTATCGGGAGCCGTTGAAATAATAACTAATTTGGTTATAAGTAACGTTGAAAACGCTTTGACGAGAAAAGATTTTTGCACGTCTAAGGACATTCCAATAGCCAGATGCGGTTATGGATCCGACGATAGATGTAGACAGACGTACAGATCCACGAAATCGGGTGCAGTTAAATATTCAACGCAACACAGACCTACTTATTACCAATCGACGAACCATTATCCTTTGTCGAGAATAAAACATTTGCTAAGATCCCAAGGTGATAAGAATACCACAGACGCAAAAGGATCGGATAGTATATCGGATGTGAATGTAGAAGCTAAAAAAGATAGAGTGAGAAAGAAAAGAAGTTTAGATGGAGACGTAGAAGAAGATAGTGTTAGGAAATCGGAAAAGGGTAGCGAAGAACCTGGAAATTTGTCTTCGAATCACGTTACTGAAGCTCTTGATGCCGCCTTGAAGAAtggaactggtggtagaatgTTTTTTAAGGCGCGACATTACAG CGTCAAGAGCAAAAATCAAATGTCGAATATAAATTGGGAGGATTCGAATTTGTCACTGGAGACGAACAGAAAAATTAGTACTAAGAAAAATGATCGAGAATATTCTCGAAACGTATTCACCGAAATGACTGAAGTTTATACTGAAAAGCAAACGAAGAAAag GCTACGACAACAGAAACAGAAGGAAAAATCCGGTTCGAGATTCGCGCCGAAAACCGTCAGACTCACGAAGTTGAACAAAGAATTTTACGAGGACAGAAAATGGCCCTCCGGCGTCGTTAGATACGTCATAAAAGATAACGCGCAAT ACGATGTCCCCGGACTAAGGAGACGACTGGAAGAGGTTAACGAGATATTGATGGAGAAGACTTGTGTTAGAATACGCGAGCTATCCGAAGATGAAGTCGGCAAATACAAAGATTACCTCGTCATAGATGATAGTCCAGACTATGTGACCGGAAGAGTTGGGGGCAGACAG aACTTTGGCAGCATTGAGCTGCTGCGCGGCGGCCAACATCGACAGCACACCGCCATGATGGTCATGGCGATGCTGGGCTTCTACTTCGAAGTGGCCCGTCACGACCGCGACCTTTACATTAAGGTTCACCCCAGACACATCAGACCCG ATAAGCTCCATCATTTTGAGAAAATACGACCTGACGCCACGTTTGATTTGGCGTACGACTACAAAAGCGCCACACACCCGGCCTGGCAGTACTGGAGGCAAATAGGCAGGACCGGAATATCTTCGGTTGCGACCTACAAAGATCAG GATCCCGACGGCTCCATAATGCGTTCACTAGGCCAAAACGAAGAGCTGTTATCAGATATCGACATAATCAAGATAAACTCagtgtatggagtcaaatgttTCCGAAACCAGAactaa